Part of the Labilibaculum antarcticum genome, AGATTCTTTCGAGCTGAAAGGATGGTCTCTAAAAACAAGTAACGATCGTTTACTGTTGTATCCCTGTCACCAATCCTCTTTTCAAAACGCATTAAATCGAAGCCATTGCAGGTCGATTTTCTGGGTAATTTATCAGAATCCAGTCCAAGCGTTGCAATCACTTTAAATGGAATACTGCGCAAGGGAATCATGGAGCAAAAGCTTAATCGGCCCCGATTAAATCCTCCCTTTCTGTTTTCCGAAAACAATCCGATATTAAATGCCTGATCAAATAAGTCATAGCTTATTTCGTCGCTAATAAAATCAGCTGAGCGATCAAAGGCATTTAATTGATCAACTATATATTTGTATTCATCGTTACTGTCTTCATCAAATTCGATCAACACATCCAAAACGTCATTCAGCACATAATTTTTCCATTCGCTAAGCGTTCTGTTTTTCTCTCTTCCTTCTACTGCTTCGATCAAGACATCAACAAAGGCTTTGAATCGGAGCATTTCGTAGGCATCATTGCCTTCAAAACTATCCAATGGATGCAATACATCATCGTATGACTGAACAGCTTCTCCCCCTTTTATGGCATAAGCCAAAAGCATTCTTTGCAAACCATACCGCCAGGAAATAAAACGGGTATCATCTTCCCTTCTTCCATCAACTCCTGTTCTAATATTGGCTTCTCCGACCAAATTTCGAATGAACTCCAAATCCGTAATGTCAAACTTATTTCTGATAAAAGAAGAATCCAATAACTGAACGACAATTTCTGAACTTAAATCTTCTTGTCTTAAACTCAAAATCTGATCCAATACTCCTACAATGGAATCAGCTCCTTTGTAGGATTTATCTGAAATTGAATATGGAATTTTAACTGGAGCATGGTCAAAGACAGCCTTAATATAAGGGGCGTATTTTTCTAAATCGGATATCTGCACCAACACATCAGAGGCTTTCAATGAAGGATCTTTCTCAAAGGTCCTTAGCAGGTAATTGTAGAGAACTTCCAACTCGCGAACCGGCGTGTACGATGAAGCAATCTGAATACTTTCATCCCTTAGGTCCTGCTCTTCTATTTGATTTCTCTTTTCCAGCTCATTTGCATAAATGTCGTGCTGTATTTTTCCTAAAAGACTATTCGGAACAGGCATTTCAGAATGACTATCGTCCCAAACAATCAAGTCTGAATTGTTCTGCGTCAATAATGCATAAGATGTTTTTCCCAGGCCATTATAGCTATCGAACAATTCATTGTCAAGCAAATCATTTGTGAGTGGTCTCGAGTTCCAATCACTGTTAGGCGATGGATTCAGTACATAAAAGTTTAAATCTGCAAAGGCAGCTATCGCATTGTAAATATCCATGTGATAATTGGAAATCACGGATAGTCCAAAAAAAGAGATTTGCGAAAAAGCATTTTTTATTTTATCCTGAAGCGTTTTATCACTTAATTTTTCCAATAAACGATTCTTCATTTCTACACGATCGGCACCCAAATCAGAAAAATTAGCCTTTACTTGCTGCCAAAGGTAGGATTGCCAAGCTTCCTGCTTCGCAAAGTCTTCTTGTAATTCTGAATCTATAAAACAAGGATGTTCTCCCTTGTTCCAAGCTTCGATATAATCGGTCCGAAACAACATGTACTGGTCGAAAATATCAGCCAATTCGGCCGCTAATTGAAAGCGTTTGATCTCATTTCCATCAAAATAATTTGCAACCAAAGGAAAGCGCACAATAAAATCCTTTTTACCCAATAGAAGAAAAAGCATCCATCGCAAATTTTGCTGTCCATATCGGAAATCAAAATGTAAATCTGCCAATTTAAAAATCTGATTGATAAAATCAGTTGGATTACTAAAAGTGTGATTCGCAAAAATCCCATTGGTTTGAGAACTGGTCACTGCCAGCCAGGAACCAATTCCTTCGGTTTGTGTAATAATTACATCTGATCCAAACACCTGTGTATTTGCCCGATTGTTTTTACTAAATACTTTTGCTAAATTCTCCAGTAAGTTGGAGGTATATATGTATATGCTCACCTGAAAATATTATTGAATTCGTTCCATAATTCCTGATGCTCTCTCCACTTTTCGCTGCGCCGCATCATTTATCACTGTCTTGCTCCCAAATAGGATTACTTCCTTTTTACCTCTTGTTATTCCGGTGTATAGTAATTCCCGAGTGAGAATTGCTAAATCCTCATCGCCAGGCAATATGACCGCAACAGAGGAAAATTCCGATCCTTGGCTTTTATGTATGGTCATTGCAAATACCGTATCGAAGGCAGATATGAAACCGGGTAAAACTTGTTTTAATTCACCATCAACACCCTCGAACCAAGCTTTTAAAACACCATTCTCATCGTTACGAATGATTCCTACATCTCCATTATAAAGACCTAAGCTATAATCATTTCTAGTTACGATAATGGGTTGATTTTCGTAAAATCCTTCCTGAGGACTTAATAAAGATTTCTGCTGTAGGAATTTCGCAATGAGCATATTGTAATGCTTTACACCATACTTTCCTTCATGCACCGCACACAAAAACCGAACATCATTTATATACTGCAAAGCCTTTGCTATATTTTCCTCACAGATGTATCTTTTGTATTTGATCATTAATTCGGATAAGATAGGCGAGTTTTCATTCTCCTCTACCTTTACAAATTCTCCCTGGCAATTTTCACTATCCTGATAGTCCTTTTCTGATACACTTCCCTGGATAAGAGCTTTACTAAACAAACCAATCCCTTCGGTACTCTTAAAACGATGACTTCTTTTTAATTCAACAATATGTTCGGCCATCAAATTCACGACAGGAGTAGTCCTTATAAATTTCTCTGACATTTGAGCATCAGCTTGTGAAATGAAGCTGTTCATAAATGCACCATTCTCCTCAGAAAAGCGATTCATATCCTCACCAAGAGAGAGGCAGATATCGCCAAAAACGCTGCCCGCTTCCACCGATGCCAATTGGTTCTTGTCTCCTAACAATACAATTCTAGTTAAAGGGGAAACCGCTGCAAATAGCTTTGCCATAAGAGGAGCGGAAATCATTGACGATTCATCAACTACAATCAGATCGTAATCCAATTTATTGATCGCATCATGTCTAAAATAAGGGGAGTTCATTTTATATCCCAAAAGCCTGTGAATGGTTTTCGCTTCTAAATCATCAAATCGAT contains:
- the recD gene encoding exodeoxyribonuclease V subunit alpha; translation: MKQGVDTHRVFADYFDDTEIKALAYAVSKNLSEGHICLDIGAYNDLITGKEESEIIEINPFLQKSHLFCVDEIKKSSFVMNGDSETRPFVLQNGKLYLQRYFEYESEIIQQIKAFVENEERNLFKNRAILINQKEFIQTLFSSSDTVENLSLAERVNWQLVAGLSVIQKHISIITGGPGTGKTTTVAKILAILYRDNPNLKVALAAPTGKAAARMKESLSQARDILPNLSQDVKDRFDDLEAKTIHRLLGYKMNSPYFRHDAINKLDYDLIVVDESSMISAPLMAKLFAAVSPLTRIVLLGDKNQLASVEAGSVFGDICLSLGEDMNRFSEENGAFMNSFISQADAQMSEKFIRTTPVVNLMAEHIVELKRSHRFKSTEGIGLFSKALIQGSVSEKDYQDSENCQGEFVKVEENENSPILSELMIKYKRYICEENIAKALQYINDVRFLCAVHEGKYGVKHYNMLIAKFLQQKSLLSPQEGFYENQPIIVTRNDYSLGLYNGDVGIIRNDENGVLKAWFEGVDGELKQVLPGFISAFDTVFAMTIHKSQGSEFSSVAVILPGDEDLAILTRELLYTGITRGKKEVILFGSKTVINDAAQRKVERASGIMERIQ
- a CDS encoding exodeoxyribonuclease V subunit gamma, yielding MSIYIYTSNLLENLAKVFSKNNRANTQVFGSDVIITQTEGIGSWLAVTSSQTNGIFANHTFSNPTDFINQIFKLADLHFDFRYGQQNLRWMLFLLLGKKDFIVRFPLVANYFDGNEIKRFQLAAELADIFDQYMLFRTDYIEAWNKGEHPCFIDSELQEDFAKQEAWQSYLWQQVKANFSDLGADRVEMKNRLLEKLSDKTLQDKIKNAFSQISFFGLSVISNYHMDIYNAIAAFADLNFYVLNPSPNSDWNSRPLTNDLLDNELFDSYNGLGKTSYALLTQNNSDLIVWDDSHSEMPVPNSLLGKIQHDIYANELEKRNQIEEQDLRDESIQIASSYTPVRELEVLYNYLLRTFEKDPSLKASDVLVQISDLEKYAPYIKAVFDHAPVKIPYSISDKSYKGADSIVGVLDQILSLRQEDLSSEIVVQLLDSSFIRNKFDITDLEFIRNLVGEANIRTGVDGRREDDTRFISWRYGLQRMLLAYAIKGGEAVQSYDDVLHPLDSFEGNDAYEMLRFKAFVDVLIEAVEGREKNRTLSEWKNYVLNDVLDVLIEFDEDSNDEYKYIVDQLNAFDRSADFISDEISYDLFDQAFNIGLFSENRKGGFNRGRLSFCSMIPLRSIPFKVIATLGLDSDKLPRKSTCNGFDLMRFEKRIGDRDTTVNDRYLFLETILSARKNLYLSYIGNSVKNNTEQPASLLLDEFLDYLQAGNANAKDLLFTRHPMHSFSKIYYSSDKKYYSYLNNWDDLAKAAKIEKSEKEEKPDLTQIQMKDVIRFCKDPFKYYYNNVLRIYYNDEEILLPETELFALDMLQQYGRKMDLLKTLDQDMENYLIKGKRIGYLPLANMGEVSMIAVRNEIDVLRNQWQIACSGKEEQKLSLTVSWDDLPQIAAGELHAEIDQIYGDKHLFVNVSSEGSRDKYLVEAWIKHLVLMANSCNVDTVFMAKYLEKPVEFCRHLMSPELAKENLKELVVLFRLGHEKIIPFLPKQGFKFVKDENYDENKMLLDLKKEGIYDDYRPWTNVYISKEIELGMFGNLNAETPDKEALQNLSQNLFGRLVSDELF